Proteins found in one Halogeometricum rufum genomic segment:
- a CDS encoding ABC transporter permease has product MSLLLLVPILLSSLFAPMIAPHDPTATNVADRFEEPSAEYVLGTDNFGRDLLSRVLYGGRASILLGVAATALGLLLGVPVGILSGYIGGRTDEVVMRLMDILLSIPSLLLALIVVVALGSGMVNAILAIGIVFMPRLARITRSSTLSVKNEEYITAAEARGESSLYIAFVELLPSVTPAIIVETSIRIGFGILIGTSLSFLGLGTQPPNPDWGYMVSQARTTLGESIWFMLWPSLTLGATILGFNLFGDALRDTLDPEVTGDDH; this is encoded by the coding sequence GTGAGTCTGCTGCTGTTAGTCCCAATCTTGCTCTCCAGTCTGTTCGCTCCGATGATCGCTCCGCACGACCCAACCGCGACGAACGTCGCAGACCGATTCGAGGAACCCAGCGCCGAGTACGTCCTGGGAACCGACAATTTCGGCCGTGACCTCCTCTCTCGTGTTCTGTACGGCGGTCGGGCGAGCATCTTGCTCGGTGTCGCTGCGACCGCACTCGGCCTCTTGCTCGGCGTCCCCGTCGGTATCTTGTCCGGATATATCGGCGGCCGAACCGACGAGGTCGTCATGCGTTTGATGGACATCCTCCTCAGCATTCCTTCTCTTCTGTTGGCGTTGATCGTCGTCGTTGCCCTCGGGTCCGGGATGGTAAATGCGATTTTAGCCATCGGAATCGTGTTCATGCCGCGCCTCGCACGAATCACTCGAAGTAGTACCCTTTCGGTGAAGAACGAGGAGTACATTACCGCCGCAGAAGCCCGGGGCGAATCCAGCCTCTACATCGCATTCGTGGAGTTGCTGCCGAGCGTGACGCCCGCCATTATCGTCGAGACGTCGATCCGTATCGGATTCGGCATCCTCATCGGAACGTCGCTCTCGTTTCTCGGATTGGGGACGCAACCGCCGAACCCGGACTGGGGATACATGGTTTCGCAAGCGCGGACGACGCTGGGCGAGTCGATCTGGTTCATGCTCTGGCCGAGTCTCACGCTTGGGGCGACGATTCTGGGCTTCAACCTCTTCGGTGACGCACTCAGAGACACGCTAGACCCCGAAGTGACGGGGGATGACCACTGA
- a CDS encoding NAD(P)/FAD-dependent oxidoreductase has protein sequence MLSIDSQTEMSSEYLVVGGGVYGAGTAWELATRGEDVTLLEATEVAAGASGGLGKRGVRANGRDPRELPLMEVAYDLWPQVSREIDAEDAYERTGHLLLYENETGGLQGGFESARARANVQNEFGVETEVLDGDEVREMEPGVSEDVIGALHCPNDGIADHATITRSLARAAEAHGATVRENAPVRGLERDGSRVTAVRTADERFAVDQTVFLLSNTHVPQLVEDELDISLPVWNMYPQVSATEPMDEVPVNHLIGHDSRRLALKEISESRVMISGGWRGEWDEDAQQGIALEERVDGNAADARAVFPDLTGIEVERSDASRRESVTVDHVPIIDTLPGADNMIVGTGWSGHGFAISLAINRLLSRWAIDGTRPSRLSPFSLERLRRPE, from the coding sequence GTGCTCTCTATCGACTCGCAAACTGAGATGTCGAGTGAATATCTCGTCGTCGGTGGTGGAGTGTACGGGGCTGGCACCGCCTGGGAGTTAGCGACTCGAGGCGAAGACGTCACGCTCCTCGAAGCAACCGAGGTCGCTGCGGGTGCCTCTGGTGGTCTTGGAAAGCGTGGTGTGAGAGCGAACGGTCGCGATCCTCGAGAGCTTCCGCTGATGGAGGTTGCGTACGACCTCTGGCCACAGGTTTCCCGCGAGATCGATGCAGAGGATGCCTACGAACGGACTGGACATCTGCTGCTGTACGAGAACGAAACCGGCGGGCTCCAAGGTGGGTTCGAGAGTGCTCGGGCGCGAGCCAACGTCCAGAACGAGTTCGGAGTCGAGACGGAGGTGCTGGACGGAGACGAAGTCCGTGAGATGGAGCCCGGCGTCAGTGAGGACGTCATCGGCGCACTACACTGTCCAAACGACGGCATCGCCGATCATGCGACGATCACTCGTTCGCTCGCACGTGCGGCGGAGGCGCATGGCGCAACTGTTCGAGAAAACGCGCCGGTTCGGGGACTAGAGCGCGACGGGTCACGAGTGACTGCTGTCCGCACCGCAGACGAACGCTTCGCCGTCGACCAGACGGTGTTTCTGCTCTCGAATACACACGTTCCGCAGTTGGTCGAAGACGAGCTTGATATCTCACTCCCCGTGTGGAACATGTACCCGCAGGTGAGTGCGACCGAGCCGATGGACGAGGTACCGGTGAACCACCTCATCGGACACGATAGCCGACGGTTGGCACTCAAAGAGATCTCTGAGAGTCGAGTGATGATCTCCGGCGGTTGGCGCGGAGAATGGGACGAAGACGCCCAACAGGGAATCGCGCTCGAAGAACGCGTCGACGGAAACGCGGCCGATGCACGTGCCGTGTTTCCGGACCTAACCGGCATCGAAGTCGAGCGTTCGGACGCGAGTCGTCGAGAGAGCGTGACGGTCGACCACGTTCCGATCATCGATACGTTACCGGGTGCCGACAACATGATCGTCGGAACTGGCTGGAGCGGACACGGGTTCGCGATTTCCCTCGCTATCAACCGTCTGCTTTCGAGGTGGGCGATTGACGGCACTCGTCCCAGTCGACTCTCGCCGTTCTCTCTCGAACGACTGCGGCGCCCCGAGTGA
- a CDS encoding dipeptide ABC transporter ATP-binding protein: MQTTETTDRNSNYSPVLDVDSLNVQYETEESPVKAVRDVSLRIGEGETVGVAGESGSGKSTLALAVMQYLGKNGTITSGEVVFAGQSLMDRSAEELRHLRGNRIAHVPQDPKTSLNPSITVGEQISETVRIHRDVSKREAREQTYEVLRRVNLPDPEFNAQKYPHELSGGMQQRALLAIALVCEPELLILDEPTTGLDVTTQAKILDLIEDLKRSLDTSVLLITHNLGVIAEIADRVCIMYAGEIMERGPIASVFREPSNPYTQGLLAALPDEHADRKLKPVDGQIPSLTEIPDGCIFADRCEFAEEDCRTGSISERPVDDDADHLTRCRRWEHARSNPLQADDEADHRSGRSREASAGETLLSAENVRKYFGEESFLDSIFGSEPPVKAVDGVDIDIREGESVGIVGESGCGKSTLGSTLLKLLDTTDGKISYRGTDLGQMSDREMREFRSECQIVFQNPHSSLNPKKTVGRTLERPLKKFTDRSKNEREARIVELLEQVGLSEQYISRYPKELSGGEKQRVAIARAFAADPSFVVLDEPVSALDVSVQASILNLLAELQEEYGSSYLFISHDLSVVNYISDRVAVMYLGKIVEVGPTASIFDPPHHPYTRALLSSIPSPDPNDDGERIRLEGDVPSPRDPPSGCPFHTRCPQKIGAVCEDEVPCLESTGGEETHRISCHLDESSMVGGVDHRGN; encoded by the coding sequence ATGCAAACCACGGAGACTACTGACCGGAACAGCAACTATTCGCCTGTACTCGATGTTGACAGTCTCAACGTGCAGTACGAGACCGAAGAATCTCCAGTAAAAGCGGTTCGAGACGTCTCTCTCCGTATCGGAGAGGGAGAGACTGTCGGCGTGGCCGGGGAGAGCGGGAGCGGAAAGAGCACTCTCGCTCTCGCCGTCATGCAGTACCTCGGGAAGAATGGGACGATCACGAGCGGCGAAGTCGTCTTCGCCGGTCAATCCCTGATGGACCGATCGGCCGAAGAGCTTCGGCATCTACGGGGGAATCGGATCGCGCACGTCCCACAGGACCCGAAAACCTCGCTCAACCCGAGCATCACAGTCGGAGAGCAGATCTCCGAAACCGTCCGCATCCACCGTGACGTCTCGAAACGTGAAGCGAGGGAACAGACGTACGAGGTACTTCGTCGAGTCAATCTCCCTGATCCCGAGTTCAACGCCCAGAAGTACCCTCACGAGCTTTCCGGAGGAATGCAACAGCGAGCCTTGCTCGCGATCGCCCTCGTGTGTGAGCCCGAACTCTTGATCTTAGACGAACCGACGACCGGTCTCGACGTCACGACGCAAGCGAAGATTCTGGACCTAATCGAAGACCTCAAACGGTCTCTGGATACGAGCGTACTGCTGATAACCCACAACCTCGGCGTCATCGCAGAGATTGCAGACCGCGTCTGTATCATGTACGCTGGAGAGATCATGGAACGCGGCCCCATCGCATCCGTCTTCAGAGAGCCCTCCAACCCGTACACACAGGGTCTCTTGGCCGCGCTTCCGGACGAACACGCAGACCGTAAGCTGAAGCCAGTCGACGGACAGATTCCCTCGCTCACGGAGATTCCGGACGGCTGTATCTTCGCTGATCGGTGCGAATTCGCGGAGGAGGACTGTCGAACCGGTAGCATCTCTGAACGACCGGTTGACGACGACGCCGACCACCTCACACGGTGTCGTCGCTGGGAGCACGCTCGATCCAACCCACTACAGGCCGACGACGAAGCCGACCATCGTTCGGGTCGCTCTCGGGAGGCGTCGGCTGGCGAGACGCTCCTGAGCGCAGAGAACGTTCGGAAATATTTCGGCGAGGAGTCGTTCCTCGACAGTATCTTCGGTAGTGAACCCCCGGTCAAAGCGGTCGACGGTGTCGACATCGACATTCGAGAAGGTGAATCGGTCGGCATCGTTGGCGAAAGTGGCTGTGGGAAGAGCACGCTCGGGTCCACGCTCTTGAAGTTGCTCGATACCACGGACGGAAAGATCAGTTACCGAGGGACGGACCTCGGGCAGATGAGCGACAGGGAGATGAGGGAATTCCGTTCCGAGTGCCAGATAGTCTTCCAGAACCCTCACTCGAGCCTGAACCCGAAAAAGACGGTCGGGAGAACGCTCGAACGGCCGTTGAAGAAATTCACCGATCGCTCGAAGAACGAGCGAGAAGCGCGGATCGTCGAACTGCTGGAGCAGGTCGGTCTGAGCGAACAGTACATCAGCAGGTATCCCAAGGAACTCTCCGGCGGTGAGAAACAACGCGTCGCGATTGCCCGTGCCTTCGCGGCAGATCCCTCGTTCGTCGTCCTCGACGAACCAGTTTCGGCCTTAGACGTCAGCGTCCAAGCGAGCATCCTGAACCTCTTGGCGGAACTGCAGGAAGAGTACGGTTCATCGTATCTGTTCATCAGCCACGACCTCAGCGTGGTGAACTACATCAGCGACCGCGTCGCAGTCATGTATCTCGGAAAGATAGTCGAAGTGGGACCCACCGCTTCGATATTTGACCCCCCTCACCACCCGTACACGCGCGCGTTACTCTCCAGCATTCCATCTCCGGACCCGAACGACGATGGCGAACGGATCCGACTGGAGGGGGACGTCCCCAGTCCGCGAGACCCTCCGAGCGGATGTCCGTTCCACACCAGATGTCCGCAAAAGATCGGAGCCGTCTGCGAAGACGAGGTCCCGTGTCTCGAATCGACCGGCGGGGAGGAGACGCATCGGATATCCTGCCACTTGGACGAAAGCAGCATGGTTGGCGGTGTAGACCACCGGGGGAATTAG
- a CDS encoding ABC transporter substrate-binding protein — protein sequence MGGHLRVGQNRTVSTISPIMMGSKFTERWAVKLFYSTLTRLDHQLQLYGDLATDWSANESADVWTFTIRDDATFHHNGETVTASDVAATFNTVYDSEVGSPGSGTMGDIGTVEAKDETTVEFQLDGANSDFPKLVAKGWGAVVPEEIATDSSRRQELGSKEFGSGPFELESFEAGNQVTGVAYDDYYGTDGEGTSRPYVDRVTARTIPEGSSLVNALKNGDIDIIWEPPVDQWGPLQEASGVTTGRVPAGNIVNFIMDVSVEPWSDERVREAVKLAIDRQAIIEGVLSGLGEEAQDAPLSPSYEYFAEVEGRPPERDLEKARQLLADAGYPDGFDLEDDFDITFFSAADPPERLRSAVLIKDQLSEIGITFEIEQISYDRYINDVWTKAPCYMGMYGMRISGANFMKLLLHSEGGWNGESHFSNEEFDEAITTAVQSTSSEETSQAMATAQEVVAKQGPYAIPYYDDQIGAMREYVQRYNVSPLSYLFYADEIALGSGAPTR from the coding sequence ATGGGTGGCCACCTCCGCGTTGGGCAAAACAGAACGGTATCCACCATCAGCCCGATAATGATGGGTTCGAAGTTCACCGAACGGTGGGCGGTGAAGCTGTTCTACTCGACGCTGACGAGACTCGACCATCAACTCCAACTGTACGGAGATCTCGCGACGGACTGGTCCGCGAACGAAAGTGCAGACGTCTGGACGTTCACGATCAGAGACGATGCAACCTTCCACCACAACGGTGAGACCGTGACTGCGTCCGACGTTGCTGCGACGTTCAACACGGTGTACGACAGCGAAGTCGGGAGTCCCGGTTCCGGGACGATGGGCGATATCGGAACTGTGGAGGCCAAAGACGAGACGACGGTCGAATTCCAACTCGACGGTGCAAACTCGGACTTCCCCAAACTGGTCGCAAAAGGGTGGGGAGCGGTCGTCCCAGAAGAGATTGCGACTGACTCGTCACGCCGTCAGGAACTGGGGTCGAAGGAGTTCGGAAGTGGGCCGTTCGAACTCGAGAGCTTCGAGGCCGGGAATCAGGTGACTGGCGTCGCGTACGACGATTACTACGGTACCGACGGCGAGGGGACCAGTCGTCCCTACGTCGACCGCGTCACCGCACGGACGATTCCGGAGGGAAGCTCGCTCGTGAACGCCCTGAAGAATGGAGACATAGACATCATCTGGGAGCCTCCAGTGGACCAGTGGGGTCCCTTGCAGGAGGCGAGCGGTGTCACAACTGGGCGCGTCCCCGCTGGCAACATCGTCAATTTCATCATGGACGTCTCCGTCGAGCCGTGGAGTGACGAACGCGTCCGAGAAGCTGTCAAGCTCGCAATCGATCGCCAAGCGATCATCGAGGGCGTCCTAAGTGGCCTCGGAGAAGAAGCCCAGGACGCCCCCCTCTCGCCCTCGTACGAGTACTTCGCCGAGGTCGAAGGCCGGCCCCCCGAGCGGGATTTGGAGAAAGCACGGCAACTGCTCGCGGATGCAGGATATCCGGACGGGTTCGATCTGGAAGACGACTTCGACATCACGTTCTTCAGTGCTGCGGACCCGCCCGAACGACTTCGTTCGGCGGTGTTGATAAAAGATCAGCTCAGTGAAATCGGAATCACGTTCGAGATCGAGCAGATCAGCTACGACCGCTACATCAACGACGTCTGGACCAAAGCCCCCTGTTACATGGGAATGTACGGGATGCGTATCAGTGGGGCGAACTTCATGAAACTGCTCCTCCACTCGGAGGGCGGTTGGAATGGAGAGTCTCACTTCTCCAACGAAGAGTTCGACGAGGCTATCACGACCGCCGTCCAGAGCACCTCGAGCGAAGAGACCTCACAGGCGATGGCGACCGCACAAGAGGTGGTCGCCAAACAGGGCCCATACGCGATCCCGTACTACGACGACCAGATAGGCGCGATGCGAGAGTACGTCCAGAGATACAACGTCTCGCCACTATCGTATCTCTTCTACGCGGACGAAATCGCGCTCGGCAGTGGAGCGCCGACTCGATAG
- a CDS encoding ABC transporter permease, whose protein sequence is MSGFKRYFVKRIAYIAATLLGISFVVFSITQLLPGNAATMILGKYATEASVRAVEQRLGLNHPWYIQYFDWLSGFVAGDWGHSFDNNQAVMEVIAPRFVRSLTLAIITLGLVTVVGISLGVLAAVKRDSASDVLVSGFSYLGISFPEFVTGILLLTLFAGPVFQVFPFGGYESLSEGFVPWFKHLILPAVTLTFVLIAHVVRLTRSEMVEVLQSEYIRTARLKGAKEHAVLLKHGLRNGLLPTITLLALDLGYLMGSIVIVEEVFSYPGLGRLIVSSIHARDLPVIQASVMLIAIIYTFANFGADIIYTYLDPRINYGDT, encoded by the coding sequence ATGTCGGGGTTCAAGCGGTACTTCGTGAAGCGGATAGCGTATATCGCTGCCACGTTGCTGGGTATCTCGTTCGTCGTCTTCAGCATCACACAGCTGTTACCGGGCAACGCTGCGACGATGATACTCGGCAAGTACGCCACAGAAGCAAGCGTTCGTGCCGTCGAACAGCGCCTGGGACTGAACCACCCCTGGTACATCCAATACTTCGACTGGTTGTCCGGCTTCGTCGCTGGCGATTGGGGGCACAGTTTCGACAACAATCAGGCCGTGATGGAGGTAATCGCCCCTCGCTTCGTCCGGTCATTGACCCTCGCCATCATCACTCTCGGGTTAGTGACGGTCGTCGGAATCTCGCTGGGGGTACTCGCTGCGGTCAAGCGTGATTCCGCCTCCGACGTTCTCGTCAGTGGGTTCTCTTATCTGGGAATCAGTTTCCCCGAGTTCGTGACTGGAATCCTCCTGCTCACTCTGTTCGCAGGGCCGGTCTTTCAGGTGTTCCCGTTCGGGGGGTACGAGAGCTTGAGCGAAGGATTCGTCCCGTGGTTCAAACACCTGATTCTGCCTGCGGTCACGTTGACGTTCGTCCTTATCGCGCACGTCGTCCGACTAACACGGTCGGAGATGGTCGAGGTTCTACAGTCAGAGTACATCCGAACCGCCCGACTGAAAGGCGCCAAGGAGCACGCCGTGCTTCTGAAACACGGACTCAGAAACGGCCTCTTGCCGACTATCACCCTTCTCGCGCTGGATCTCGGCTACTTGATGGGGAGTATCGTCATCGTCGAAGAGGTGTTCTCCTACCCCGGCTTGGGCCGACTCATCGTGAGTTCGATTCACGCACGGGACCTCCCGGTGATACAGGCGTCCGTCATGCTCATCGCGATCATCTACACCTTCGCTAACTTCGGAGCGGACATCATCTACACCTACCTCGACCCGCGGATCAACTACGGTGACACCTAA